The nucleotide window CTGCCGAAATATTTGAAGTGTAAACTTTATTATCATTTGCAATTCCGTTACCCATGCTTGTTGCATCTCCAACTGAAACAACACCTCCATTTGCATTATGTGTTTCTAAATAGTTTTCAAAATTATCATCGGGAATATTTGTTTCTTGGGCGAAAAGTAAATTACTTAAAAGTAAAAATAAAATTACTAAGAATTTTAATTTCATAAACTTATAGGGTTATCTGTTTAATGAGCAAAAGTATTTTTAAACTTTCATTGCGAAGAATTTTAGAAGTGGCAAAAAGTGGCAACCTATAAAAAGAACTAAATATCAACTATTTAAAAAAATATTAATCAGTTATATAGATTCAATGTCTATAATATTAATTTGATGAAATTGTTTTATTTTTTCATATCTAATACTTCAAACGTATCAGATTATGTTAAAAAAGAGAAAAATAAAAAATTTACACTCATACTTTTTTATATCATTTCATCTTTATTTATATTTTTTATTTCAGATAATTGTTTACATTTTAACCATTAGTTTAATTTAGCATTACTATTTTAGTAACTAAATAATAACTAATAATTATGAGAAAAAAAATAAAACTTAAAGCTGTGAATTTTAATGTTTTTGAAATAAACAGATTGAAAAAAAATCAATTACATAATGTATATGGTGGTACTACTATTCAAGGAGCCCGTGGATCTAATAATAGGTTAGATGATGGAACTTTTCCTAATTAATTAGAATAAAAAATAAGAGGTTAAAATTTTAACCTCTTATTTTTTACTCTTAAATTGCTTGAATATAACTTTCTAACTCTTGTTTAGAAGCTAACTTCAATTTTTTTCTTATTCTGTATCTAGTTGACTTTACAGCATCTAAGGATGAATTTCTTACTACCATTATTTCTTTAATTGATAAATTCAATCTTAATAAAGTACATATCTCTCTTTCAGTTTTTGTTAAACTTGGATATAGCTCAATAAGTTTTGCTTCAAAACCTTTATTTACTTCAATGATTCTATTTTGTAAATCAGAAAGTTTACCTTCAGTTTTAATTTGCATTTGTATTTCAGAAGTTAATGTATTTACTTTTTGTTTTATTTCTTCTGGTACAACAGGTAATATTTCTTTTTTCAAACGATTTAACAGCTCTTGTTTAAACTCCATTCTCATGGTATTATCAGCTATTAACCGTTTTGTTTCATCTTCATTAACTTTAATTTTTTGATCTAACAGTTCTTTTTGTATTTGCTCTTTTTCTAATTTAATCTGTAACCTGCGTTCTTTTCCTTTATAATTTCTAAAAAGTAATATCCCTATTATAAGAGTACTCACTATTGTAAGTATGAATAAAATAAAATATAACCATTTTTTTGATGCTTCTTCTTTGGCTAATAATTCTACTTCTCTTTTTTCTTGATTAAAACGATAGCTTAATTCTAATTCTTGAACTTTTTTTATGTTTTCTATATTAAATATAGAATCAGAATGACGATTAAAAATTCTATATTGATTATATGCTTCCTTATAATTTTCCATTTTGGATTGTAAAAAACTTTTACGTAAGTAAGCCTTTGCTGTTAGTTCTCTAAATCTTTCTTTCAAAGCTATTTGTAAAGATGAATCAATATAAATTAAAGCTTTAGTATATTCTTTAGTTTTTTTGTATGTATTAGAGGCGTTTCTATAAGCTATACATAATGAATATTTCTTTTTATATTTTTTTGCATACTTTATATTTTCTTTAACCAACAATAAGGCTTTTTCATACTTTTTTTGACGTAAGTTTACAGCAACCATGTTATTATTTACTCGTTGAATATCATCTAAGCTATTAATAGATCTAAACATTTTTTTTGCCTTTTGATAACAAATTATAGCAGAATCAATACGTTTCGTTTGCCTGTATGATACTCCCATCATATTATACCCTGCAGCAATACCATGAATATCTTTTAAGGAACCTTTAATCTTAATTGATTGTTTGTAATGCTGAATTGCTTTTTTATGTTTTTTTTGATACCTGTATACCATTCCCATATTATGCAAAACATCAGATATGTGCTCTAAATCATTAAATTTTTCATAAATACTTTTTGCTTTTAAATAGTACCCTATAGCTATAGGATATTCTGCTTTCCTTCTATAAACAACACCTTTTACTATATAAGCTTTTGCTAATTGTTGTAAACTAACGCTATCAGCCTTATTTCCTATTAGCTTTAGTGCTTCTTCTATAATTTCGTTTGAAGCACTAAAATTTCTATCATATTGAAATTCTGCTAAATCAAGTAAAGTTTTTATTTTTTCTTCTTCAGACTTAGCCTCTGTTACTTCCTTAAGTAAATCTTCTAATGATATTGAACTATCTGCTTCTTGAGCAATAACACTAAAAAAATTTATTAAAAAAAGAAAAAAAATAAGATGTTTTATCATAAAACAAATGTAATTAGAAATTAGTCTTCCTATATTTTAATATCTCTTTAATATTTAATCCTCCTCCTTTATTATTGTGATTGGAGTTCCTTTTATTCCTGCATAAAAAACGATGATCTCAGCAGGTATATCAGCTTCATTCTTTCCATAATGCCATAAATTTACAAGTTCAACAATTGGATCACCAGCCTTAAGGTATAAAGTATCCTTAGTCTCGCTAATCACTGTTAATTCTCCTTTAAGTAAAACTCCTGCATTAATTTCTGGATGCATATGTTTTTTTAATTCTGTTTTTGGTGGAATCGTAATTTTTAATATTGTTACTTTAGGTGTTCCGTCAGGATATTTTGGTAAAGATGCCCCATTCCAACTTTTACTTGTTTCAATTAATTTTATAACTTTTATTTTTTTGTTCTCTTTTGATTTACAAGAAATAATAAAAGCCAAAAACATATAAAACGCAATACTATATTTTTTCATTTATTTAGGTTCTTAATTAAAAATAATTCAAGCCGAATTTAGGCTTATATCCATCTAGAAAAAACATTTTTAGATGTTTTTTTATTATAAAAAAACATTAAAAAAAACATAAACACCTAATTATTAAACCTATAAGTTGATTAATTACAAAAAAAATAGTATATTTAGATAAACCTTATAGTCCCCCCGACATGAATAAACTAATTATCTATGCATTAGCAGTGGTAATCCTACTCTCTTGCGAAAAAGAAAAAAAAAATTCAGTAAACATTCCTAAAAAGCATAAGAAGGAAAAGAAAGAGGAAAACCCAGACAAGTATGCTATTTGGACAGAAAAACAAGCTGCTAGACATCAAAAAATACTTCAAAAGTTGTCTTCAAAAGCTAAAAAAACCAATTATAAAAAAGGCCGTTCCTATTCTTATGATGAAAGTCATTTAAGAGGTACTTGGAAAAACAGAGGTCCTAAAAACATGCCCGGAGCATTTAAATTTACTGAAATGCTTGATGATACAGATGTTATATATGGAGTAAGCCATAATCATTATGCTAGTGAATTTAATTCAAAGGCTTTGATTTTTAAAGGAACCGTTTACAACCCAAAAACGGGTAAAGGTGGAGATGACTTTAAAGTACTTACTGCAAATTGGCCAAACAGATATCAAAATTTATTTGCTTTTAAAATCGACTCAATCACAAGGTTAGTTGCCCATATTGAAAATGGTCCACTATATTACTCTGATGATGATGGAACTACATGGTCTCAATCAAATGGATTACCAGATGCTAATACTAGTTCTATTATCAACAGACAAGATGATCATACTATATATGTAACTAATGGTCAATTGGTATTTTTTTCTACTGATAAAGGAGCTAACTTCTTTTTACTTAAAGAATTTAATACTAAAGAAAATAGTTTTTTATATACTCCCAGATACGATCTACAAGCAAATTCTGAAGCTATCTTTTTAGCTCATGGAGGTACCTTTTATAAATTAAATGATAAAAAAACTGATTTTTCAAAATTAGGAACCTATACCACTAACCACGGAAGTAGGTTATTTAGTATTGGTGGAGATAGTAGAGTTCTTTATATTACGGAAGATAAAAACTATTGGGTGTCTAACGATGAAGGAAAAACCTGGGTTAACAAACACCCTAAAGGAAATTATTATGGTAATAGAACAGTAAAAATGTCACCTGGTAAATTCTTTGCAGCACATCCAGAAAATCCTAGCATTTCAATTGCTGGATACTCACAACCTATAATTTCTTTAGATAAATTAAACACAAACCATTCAACAACTACAGGTTGGGGTAGATATCAAAATGGTACGAGTTTAAATACTGAAGACTATTATAATAGAATTCGATTTAATTACCATCCAGATTTTCAATCTTCTCAATTTTTTTATAATAGTACAGGAGATTTATTTTCTGTAAGGTGCAGTGACGGCGGGATTTTTATATCCTACAAAGAATGGGAAGATTTCCCTAATGAAGGAACTGCTTTTAACAATACTGGATATAAGGATGCTCATTATATTAACTTAAATGTTATCAATACCATAAACCCATTAATATATAGAAATAATTTATTTACTGGATATAGTAACCCTAATCATATTTATTACAGTACTCAAGATCAAGGAAGTGGAAGTATTATAAATGATGATAGTAAAAGAGAAGATAATAAAGAGGTATTAGATTTTTATCAAAGTATTGGTGGTGATGGCCCTCCAATTAACAGTCATGATGGAAAATATGCTTGGAAATGGCAAAGACAAGGTACGAAAGTATATGCTCCTGTTAAAATATATAGTAACACTGGAGCTTTTCAATCAATAAGTAAAATAAATCGTCAGTTTAAAGATGAATACTCAGTTAGCTTTACAAAAAAAACTGCAATGGCCTACGTTCAAACATATATAGATCGTACAGATTCAGATAAAAATATGTGGGTATTATCAAAAGATTTAAATAGAGTAACATGGGATGGTACTTCAATTACCTCTCATACCGTTGATAAAGGTACTAATCATGTAGCAGCTTTAGCTCAGGCAACACTTAATCCAGATAAATTGTATATGCTTCAAGATGGTAAAGTATTTATTTCAGAAGATAGAGGAACCACTTTTGACACAGAAATAACTACACCTTTTTCTAAAACTAATGAAGTTATTGGAAGAGGTGATATAGGTAGCGGAGTTGTATTACCTAATGATGACAATTGGATTTTATTTTGTGGACCTAGTACAAATAATGTAGGCTCAATTTTATCAAAAGATGGAGGACAAACTTGGATTGACATTACAGGAGATTTCCCTAGTGGAATTGATGCACAAACTAGTGGAATGGTTGTTACTTCTGGTGGTGAATTTGTATTTGCAGGAACTGATATTGGTCCTTATGTTTTTGATGTAGCTAAAGAAAAATGGTACTCAATTGCAGAAGGAATTGGTTTTTTTAATGCAACAGATGTAGACTATATTCCGTCAATAAACACAGTTCGCTTTGCTTCTTGGGGCTCAGGGATATTAGATTTCAAAATAGATACTCGCTCGTTATCTATTGATGATAACAATGTTGCATTTAAAACTAATTTTAACGTATACCCTACTCCTGCAAATGAATTTATAACTTTACAATTAAAAAATTCTATAAGCTCAAAACTTAATATCGATTTTTATAACATTTTAGGTAAAAAAGTACTGACAAAAAATGATGTTACACTTATAAATAATGAAGCTACAATTAATACTTCACAACTTACTCCTGGTATATATATAGCTAATATTTTGGGAGATAAAAATCAAAAAATGAGTAAAAAGATAATAATTCAATAGTTATTATTTTTACTTATTAAAAACGTATTATACTATTCAACTTGAAAATTATAATACGTTTTTCTTTTCATAATAATGATCAATAATCTTATCTGGGTTTTTAATAGTATTTTTTATCCAATTAAAATATAAAACTTGCTTTTCATCATCATTTAATTGCCAATCAATAGTAGTTTTACGAATACGAGATGTTATATCTTGTAAAGTAATTGCAGCGGCTACCGATATATTTAAACTTTCAGTGAAACCAACCATAGGTATTTTTAAAAAACCATCAGCTTCTTCTTTTATATAATCTGATATACCGTCTTTCTCAGCTCCAAATACAAAAGCAGATTTTTTGGTAACATCAAAATCAGACAACACACAGGAGTCTGTATGTGGAGTCGTTCCAATTATTTGATATCCTTTGGTACGTAATTCCTCTAAGCATACTTTTGTATTATCTCCATCTTCTTTAAAACGGTTAATATTTAACCACTTCTGACTACCTTTAGCTACATGCCTTGATACTTTATTGGTAAATTTATTTTCTATAGCATACACATCTTGAATACCAAAAATATCACAACTCCTTACTACTGCACTTGCATTATGTGGTTGAAAAATATCTTCTAAAACTACTGTAAAATGGCGAGTTCTATTACTTAATACTTTATGAAAAGTATTTTTACGTTTTTCTGTAATATATCCTTCTAAATAAGCTAATAATCCTTCATCAATCATGTAGCAAACATACTAAATTTTCATATTTTAGAGGTTTAATTTTTGATATGAAAAATTTAGTTATTTTATCTGGTGCTGGTATTAGTGCTGAGAGTGGTATTAATACCTTTAGAGATGCAAATGGTTTATGGGAAGGTCATGATATTTATGAAGTTGCTTCTCCTCAAGGTTTTGCTGCAAATCCTAAACTTGTTTTAAATTTTTATAATGAACGTAGGAAACAACTTACTACTGTCGCTCCTAATAAAGCGCATTATAATTTAACTGAATTAGAAAAATATTTTAATGTCAATATTATTACTCAAAATGTAGATGATTTACATGAAAGATCTGGTAGTTCTAATATATTACATTTACATGGTGAATTGTTAAAAGCTAGAAGTACTAAAAATGAACATGCAATTTATAACTGGAGTGATGACATAAATTTAGGTGATTTGTGTGAATATAATTCTCAATTACGCCCACACATTGTATGGTTTGGTGAAGATGTTCCTATGCTTGAAAAGGCTATTGAAATTACTAAAAAAGCTGATATTTTAGTTATTATTGGTACTTCTATGCAAGTTTACCCTGCAGCTAGTTTGATTAGTTACATTTCAATAAACACTCCTATTTATTTTATTGATCCGAAACCAGCTGTTAGTAAGAATGATTTTAACAACTTAACTATTATTAATGAAGTAGCTAGTACTGGTACTGAAAAGTTATTACGCTTTTTACTATAATAAAATCTAACAATTCAAACAATGAAAAAGATAAAACTACTCATTTCATTTTTTTTGATATCAATTATTGTTTTTATATTTTCAAAAAATGACTTTAAAAAAGCCCCACCTACTCTCTATTTTAATGCTAATATAATTACTATTAATAATGAACTACCAAATGCTAATGCTATGTTGGTTGAAGATGGAATTATAAAAGAAATTGGAGATATTAAGTTATTTAAAAACTCAACTGTAAAAAAAATAAATCTTAAAGGAGCAACGGTTATGCCTGGTTTTATAGATGTTCATACACATTTTGCTTTATCCATGTTTTTTGAAAAAATGTATGATTTATCAGGTTTTAAGCATGAGAGTAATTCTGATGTTTGGAGTTATTTTGAAAGCTGTGTAAAAAATGTTACTAAAAATGAATGGTTAGTTTTTAAAGGGTTAGATCCTGTTTTAGTTCCCGATTTAAAAACTCCTACTTTAAAATATTTAGATCAAATTGCACCTAATAACCCAGTAGTTATTTTTAGCCAAAGTTTACACAGTTATTGGGTTAATACAAAAGCTTTTGAAAGTGTTGGTATCAATAATACTGTTAAAAACCATTCGAAAAAAAGTTATTATGAAAAAGATTCTTTAGGTAATTTAACAGGTTTAATTATAGAACAAGAAGCTTTTAAACCGTTCATTGAGAAATTAAAAACTGAAGTGCTTACTCCTAAATTATTGAGTAATTCTTCTAAAAAAGTAATGAAAAAATATGCTAAAAATGGAAATACAACTATAGTTTCAACTGGATTAACAATTAATGATTCTAAACCATTAATTTTAATGAAACATCTATCTGATAAAAAACCTAGTTTGTTAGGTAATTTTTTAACCTTGATTAAACAACTTCCTGAAAGAATTCCAACTCCTCGACATTTTATATATGTACGCCATGATATGGCACATATTTTACCTAAAACAAAGGGAGAAATAAATGATTTTTATGATATCATTGGTATAAAACACTGGTATGATGGATCTCCATACACAGGTTCAATGTACATGAATGATCCTTATCTTATTTCAAAATTAACTACTAAAAAATTGCATATACCACCTAATACAAAGGGAAAAGCTCTTATTAATAAAGAAAAATTAAAACAGTTTATTAAAACATACCATAATAAAGGATGGCAAATAGCTATTCATACACAAGGTAATGCTGCAATAACTGAAACAGTTAATGTTTTTGATGAACTGAAAAGTGAGCTAGATTATAGTAATTCTAGACATCGTTTAGAACACTGTTTAATGTTACCTAATTCAGAGATATTAAGAATAAAAAAACTACAGTTACTCCCTAGCTTTCATATAAATCACTTATTGTACTATGGAGAAGCGTTGAATAATGATATTTTAGGAAAAAAACAAACAAGTAAAATATTAGCTATAAAATCTACACTTAATGAAAATATAAAAAGTACACTACATGCAGATCAACCAATGTTTGAAAGTAATCCTTTTAGATTGATCCAAACTGCAATTGAAAGAAAAACTAAAGAAGGTAATATAATTGGTATAAACGAGCGAATAAATTTATTAGAAGCAATTAAAACTTTAACTATAAATGCTGCTTTTCAAATACATAAAGAAGATAAAATTGGTTCTTTAGAAAAAGGAAAATACGCTGATTTTATTATTGTAAATAAAAACCCTTATACTTTAAAAACAAATGAAATTGGTGAAATTAAATGTATCAAAACTTTTATTAATGGTAATGAAGTTGTTTATTAATATTCTTTACTAACTCGTTATTAATTTATTAAAATACTCAAACAGCTCTCCTTTAGAAATAGAACTCCCTTTCTGTATTAAATCAAATAGTTCAGTATTTCTTTCTTCATTATAACCTTTGGTTCCTTCTAAAATTTCTACCTCTTTACTCTGTGTGTTTTTTAGTAACCATTCATACCCTTCTTGTTCTAATAAATTTATTTCTTTATTAGTTATTTGCACAACAATTCTATGAATATTTTCTTTTTCACATTTAAAAAGGTTTAAAACTCTTGGAGAAAAATGTTCTAAGTATTCAGTTTTACTAAGTACATCATCCCAAACAACATCACTAAAAACATTCATTTCATCTTCAGCAACTTTTGGTTTTTCCTTCTTAATTTGATTCCATTCGTTCACATCTATACTTTGCGTTGCTAAAAATCTAGCAAACTCATTATGCAAACTTTCAAACTGTTCTTTTGTTAATTGACTATACTTCATTCTAAAAAAAATAAGAGCAATCAAAGATACTTGATTACTCTTAAATTTTAAAGACTTATAAACAAAAAACTATCGTGTTACTGTACCAGTAATTGCAGATACTGGTCCATTACCCATTGCATAAGCTTTGTGATCTACTGCATCTGCAGGCACATCATGAGCTAACGGCTTTAAAACAAATGGTTTAGTACTATTATCAGGATCTGGTTCTACAGATATAACTATTTTTTTACCTCTTAAATCAGTTGGAAATATTAATCCTGTTGGTGCATTTTGTATATAATCTTCACCTGGATATCCTGGACCATTCCCCATACCTCCTTTAAAAGTAGAAGTTGCCGCATTATCATCAGCTTTTGCAGGGTCTGTAAAAGTACCTGTACTTACTGGAGTTCCATTCATTACTACCCATCCTTCATACTTCCATCCTGCTGATAATGTTGGTAATGTTAATCCTGTTGTAGCACTACCACTTGAATTATCTAAAAACCAAACACCACTACGCTCATTATTTGCCATCCCATCTGTTGGTGTTGCTAATATGTATTTTCCTGCTGATTTTGAAAAATCCCCTACTATACCTGATGAAGAAATACTTGCTGTATTACTAGTAAAATCTCCAGCTAAAATTTTAGTATCGGCTGGTTTAGGATCAGTATCATTTGCTGGTTCTATTGATAAAACAAATTTTGTAGCTACAGCAAGTTGTGCTGAACTAACCACAA belongs to Tenacibaculum sp. MAR_2010_89 and includes:
- a CDS encoding tetratricopeptide repeat protein codes for the protein MIKHLIFFLFLINFFSVIAQEADSSISLEDLLKEVTEAKSEEEKIKTLLDLAEFQYDRNFSASNEIIEEALKLIGNKADSVSLQQLAKAYIVKGVVYRRKAEYPIAIGYYLKAKSIYEKFNDLEHISDVLHNMGMVYRYQKKHKKAIQHYKQSIKIKGSLKDIHGIAAGYNMMGVSYRQTKRIDSAIICYQKAKKMFRSINSLDDIQRVNNNMVAVNLRQKKYEKALLLVKENIKYAKKYKKKYSLCIAYRNASNTYKKTKEYTKALIYIDSSLQIALKERFRELTAKAYLRKSFLQSKMENYKEAYNQYRIFNRHSDSIFNIENIKKVQELELSYRFNQEKREVELLAKEEASKKWLYFILFILTIVSTLIIGILLFRNYKGKERRLQIKLEKEQIQKELLDQKIKVNEDETKRLIADNTMRMEFKQELLNRLKKEILPVVPEEIKQKVNTLTSEIQMQIKTEGKLSDLQNRIIEVNKGFEAKLIELYPSLTKTEREICTLLRLNLSIKEIMVVRNSSLDAVKSTRYRIRKKLKLASKQELESYIQAI
- a CDS encoding cupin domain-containing protein; translation: MKKYSIAFYMFLAFIISCKSKENKKIKVIKLIETSKSWNGASLPKYPDGTPKVTILKITIPPKTELKKHMHPEINAGVLLKGELTVISETKDTLYLKAGDPIVELVNLWHYGKNEADIPAEIIVFYAGIKGTPITIIKEED
- a CDS encoding T9SS type A sorting domain-containing protein; translated protein: MNKLIIYALAVVILLSCEKEKKNSVNIPKKHKKEKKEENPDKYAIWTEKQAARHQKILQKLSSKAKKTNYKKGRSYSYDESHLRGTWKNRGPKNMPGAFKFTEMLDDTDVIYGVSHNHYASEFNSKALIFKGTVYNPKTGKGGDDFKVLTANWPNRYQNLFAFKIDSITRLVAHIENGPLYYSDDDGTTWSQSNGLPDANTSSIINRQDDHTIYVTNGQLVFFSTDKGANFFLLKEFNTKENSFLYTPRYDLQANSEAIFLAHGGTFYKLNDKKTDFSKLGTYTTNHGSRLFSIGGDSRVLYITEDKNYWVSNDEGKTWVNKHPKGNYYGNRTVKMSPGKFFAAHPENPSISIAGYSQPIISLDKLNTNHSTTTGWGRYQNGTSLNTEDYYNRIRFNYHPDFQSSQFFYNSTGDLFSVRCSDGGIFISYKEWEDFPNEGTAFNNTGYKDAHYINLNVINTINPLIYRNNLFTGYSNPNHIYYSTQDQGSGSIINDDSKREDNKEVLDFYQSIGGDGPPINSHDGKYAWKWQRQGTKVYAPVKIYSNTGAFQSISKINRQFKDEYSVSFTKKTAMAYVQTYIDRTDSDKNMWVLSKDLNRVTWDGTSITSHTVDKGTNHVAALAQATLNPDKLYMLQDGKVFISEDRGTTFDTEITTPFSKTNEVIGRGDIGSGVVLPNDDNWILFCGPSTNNVGSILSKDGGQTWIDITGDFPSGIDAQTSGMVVTSGGEFVFAGTDIGPYVFDVAKEKWYSIAEGIGFFNATDVDYIPSINTVRFASWGSGILDFKIDTRSLSIDDNNVAFKTNFNVYPTPANEFITLQLKNSISSKLNIDFYNILGKKVLTKNDVTLINNEATINTSQLTPGIYIANILGDKNQKMSKKIIIQ
- a CDS encoding RNA methyltransferase; this translates as MIDEGLLAYLEGYITEKRKNTFHKVLSNRTRHFTVVLEDIFQPHNASAVVRSCDIFGIQDVYAIENKFTNKVSRHVAKGSQKWLNINRFKEDGDNTKVCLEELRTKGYQIIGTTPHTDSCVLSDFDVTKKSAFVFGAEKDGISDYIKEEADGFLKIPMVGFTESLNISVAAAITLQDITSRIRKTTIDWQLNDDEKQVLYFNWIKNTIKNPDKIIDHYYEKKNVL
- a CDS encoding NAD-dependent deacylase; translation: MKNLVILSGAGISAESGINTFRDANGLWEGHDIYEVASPQGFAANPKLVLNFYNERRKQLTTVAPNKAHYNLTELEKYFNVNIITQNVDDLHERSGSSNILHLHGELLKARSTKNEHAIYNWSDDINLGDLCEYNSQLRPHIVWFGEDVPMLEKAIEITKKADILVIIGTSMQVYPAASLISYISINTPIYFIDPKPAVSKNDFNNLTIINEVASTGTEKLLRFLL
- a CDS encoding amidohydrolase, which codes for MKKIKLLISFFLISIIVFIFSKNDFKKAPPTLYFNANIITINNELPNANAMLVEDGIIKEIGDIKLFKNSTVKKINLKGATVMPGFIDVHTHFALSMFFEKMYDLSGFKHESNSDVWSYFESCVKNVTKNEWLVFKGLDPVLVPDLKTPTLKYLDQIAPNNPVVIFSQSLHSYWVNTKAFESVGINNTVKNHSKKSYYEKDSLGNLTGLIIEQEAFKPFIEKLKTEVLTPKLLSNSSKKVMKKYAKNGNTTIVSTGLTINDSKPLILMKHLSDKKPSLLGNFLTLIKQLPERIPTPRHFIYVRHDMAHILPKTKGEINDFYDIIGIKHWYDGSPYTGSMYMNDPYLISKLTTKKLHIPPNTKGKALINKEKLKQFIKTYHNKGWQIAIHTQGNAAITETVNVFDELKSELDYSNSRHRLEHCLMLPNSEILRIKKLQLLPSFHINHLLYYGEALNNDILGKKQTSKILAIKSTLNENIKSTLHADQPMFESNPFRLIQTAIERKTKEGNIIGINERINLLEAIKTLTINAAFQIHKEDKIGSLEKGKYADFIIVNKNPYTLKTNEIGEIKCIKTFINGNEVVY
- a CDS encoding DUF6495 family protein; its protein translation is MKYSQLTKEQFESLHNEFARFLATQSIDVNEWNQIKKEKPKVAEDEMNVFSDVVWDDVLSKTEYLEHFSPRVLNLFKCEKENIHRIVVQITNKEINLLEQEGYEWLLKNTQSKEVEILEGTKGYNEERNTELFDLIQKGSSISKGELFEYFNKLITS